Sequence from the Collinsella aerofaciens ATCC 25986 genome:
AGCAGGTTCTGACGGAAACGACCCTGCTTGCCCTTGAGGGCCTCGGCGAGCGACTTGAGCGGGCGACCGCCACGGCCAGAGACCGGGCGACCACGACGGCCGTTGTCGAACAGGGCGTCCACGGACTCCTGGAGCATGCGCTTCTCGTTATTCACGATGATCGCAGGGGCGTCCAGGTCGAGCAGGCGCTTGAGTCGGTTGTTACGGTTGATCACGCGACGGTACAGGTCGTTGAGGTCGGACGCGGCGAAACGGCCACCGTCAAGCTGGACCATCGGGCGCAAATCGGGCGGAATGACCGGAATGACGTCCAGGATCATGTTCGCGGGGCTGTTGCCGCCCTTCAGGAAGGCGTCAACGACCTCGAGGCGCTTAACGGCCTTCTCGCGCTTCTGCTTCTGGGAGTCCTCGTCGGCGATGATGGCCTTGAGCTTCTCGGCCTCGGAGGGGAGGTCGATGGCAGCGAGCAGGTCGCGGACGGCCTCGGCACCCATGCCGCCCTTGAAGTACATCGAGTAGTAGCGGGTCATCTCGCGGAACAGCGGCTCATCGGAAATGAGGTCGCGCTCGCTGAGCTTCATGAAGGCGTTGAAGGCGTCCGTGCGGAGCTGCTTCTCGTCCTTGCACTCTTCCTCGATGTCGACGATGCCAGAGGCGATCTCCTCGGGGGTCAGCGGCTCCTCGTCGGAGAACTCGTCAAAGTTCTCGGGGTTGCCCTGCTCCTTGAGGGACTCGATCTGGCGGGCGCACTCGGCATCGATCTCTTCCAGATCGGCGGCGAGCTCCTCGCGCAGGTCGTCGGCGTCGGCCTCGCGAGCCTCGTAGTCAACCTCGGTGATGATGTAGCTGGCAAAGTACAGAACCTTCTCGAGGTCCTTGGACTTGATGTCGAGCATACGGCTCATCGGGAAGCTCGTGGGGCTCTTGAAGTACCAGATGTGGGACACGGGAGCGGCGAGCTCGATGTGGCCCATGCGGTCGCGACGCACCTTGGCCGAGGTGACCTCGACGCCGCAGCGCTCGCAGACGATGCCCTTAAAGCGGATGCCCTTGTACTTGCCGCAGGAGCACTCCCAGTCCTTGGCGGGACCGAAGATCTTCTCGCAGAACAGGCCGTCCTTCTCGGGCTTGAGGGTACGGTAATTGATGGTCTCCGGCTTCTTGACCTCACCGTGCGACCAGGAACGGATCTGGTCGGCGGAGGCAAGGGAGATCTTTACCGAGTCAAAATCAGTAGCTTCGAAATCTGCCACAGTCAACTACTCCTTATCAGTGGTCGTGGCGGCGACAGCCTCGGGTGCCTCGGCGGTCTCGGCATCCTCGGCCTCGACGTCGGCGTCAACGCCGGCGAGCGCAGCCAGGTCGTCGAGAGCAGAGGTCTCCTCGGCGGTCACAGGGGCGGAGGCGTCCTCGTCGGCATCGTGCATGGGCTCGATGTCCAGTGCGAGGGAGCGAATCTCCTTGACGAGAACCTTGAAGGACTCGGGGATACCCGGGACAGGAACGTTCTCGCCCTTGACGATGGACTCGTAGGTCTTGACACGGCCCACGGTATCGTCGGACTTGACGGTCAGGATCTCCTGCAGGACGTTGGAAGCACCGTAAGCGTACAGTGCCCAAACTTCCATCTCGCCGAAGCGCTGGCCGCCGAACTGAGCCTTGCCGCCCAGAGGCTGCTGGGTAACCAGGCTGTAAGGGCCGGTCGAACGGGCGTGGATCTTGTCGTCGACCATGTGGCCGAGCTTGAGGATGTAGGACGTACCCACGGTAATGGGCTCGCGGAACTCCTCGCCGGTGCGGCCGTCGAACAGGCGGGTCTTGCCGCGCTCGTCAAGCTGGGTGACGAACTCGGGGCGCATGTGATCGCCAAAGGCAGCGGTAGCCTTGTTGAGCATGTTCTTGTTGGCACGACGGATGACCTCGGCGATCTCGTCCTCCTTGGCGCCGTCGAAGACGGGCGTGGCGGTGAAGAACGGACCGGGGACGTACTTGTCGGAGTCGGCCTGCTCGGTATCCCAACCGCACGCAGCAGCCCAGCCAAGGTGGCACTCGAGCAGCTGGCCGACGTTCATACGCGAAGGAACGCCCAGCGGGTTGAGGATAACGTCGATCGGGGTACCGTCAGCCATGTAGGGCATGTCCTCGACCGGCAGAACGTTGCAGATAACACCCTTGTTGCCGTGGCGGCCGGCGATCTTATCGCCCTGCTGGATCTTACGACGCTGGGCGACGTAGACGCGCACCTGCTCGTTGACGCCGGGGGCCAGGTCGTCGCCGTTCTCGCGGCTAAAGCGGACGACGTCGATGACGCGGCCGTAAGCGCCGTGAGGCATCTTAAGGGAGGTGTCGCGGACGTCGTGGGCCTTGGCACCGAAGATGGCGCGCAGCAGGCGCTCCTCGGCGGTCAGAGCGCTCTCGCCCTTAGGCGTGACCTTGCCGACCAAGATGTCGCCAGGGCCGACCTCGGCGCCGATGCGGATGATGCCGTCCTCGTCGAGGTTGGCAAGCATGTCCTCGGAGAGGTTCGGGATCTCGCGGGTGATCTCCTCGGGGCCGAGCTTGGTGTCGCGGGCGTCGATCTCGTGACGGGTGATGTTGATGGTCGTCAGCAGGTCCTCGGCCACCAGGCGCTCGGACACGACGATACCGTCCTCGTAGTTAAAGCCTTCCCACGGCATGTAGGCCACGGTGAGGTTCTGACCCAGTGCGAGCTCGCCGTGATCGGTCGAAGGACCGTCGGCCAGAGGCTCGCCCTGCTCAACGGTGTCACCAACGCGAACGAGCGGACGGTGGTTGATGCAGGTGGACTGGTTGGAGCGCTGGTACTTGGCCAGGTGGTACTCGTCCATGCCGCCGGCATGCTTGACGATGATCTTGGCGGCGTCGGCAAAGATGACCTCGCCGGCGTTCTTGGCCAGGGTGACCTCGCCGGAGTCCAGAGCGGCGCGACGCTCCATGCCGGTACCGACATAGGGAGCGGCGGGGTGAACCAGCGGCACGGCCTGACGCTGCATGTTGGCGCCCATCAGCGTACGCTTGGCGTCATCGTGCTCAAGGAACGGGATCAGCGTGGCTGCGACGGAGAGCATCTGACGCGGCGAGACGTCCATGTAGTCGACGTCCTCGACGGGCACGTCGGCGGGAGCGCCGAAGGAGCCGTCGAAGTCGCGGGTACGGGCGATCACGGTGTGCGGACGGACGATCTTACCCTCGGCATCGGTCGTGATGAACTCGTTGGTCTTGGGATCGAGCGGCGTGTTGGCCGGCGCGATGACGTGCTTCTCTTCCTCGTCAGCGGTCATCCAGTCGATCTGATCGGTGGCAACGCCGT
This genomic interval carries:
- a CDS encoding DNA-directed RNA polymerase subunit beta, with amino-acid sequence MELPNLISVQRESFERFKDEGLREAFKESSPIQSQNHVLEVTFGEHQFGDPAHTVEECREKDMTYQAPLLTDVRLTNKETGEIKEQLVFMGDFPMMTDQGTFIINGTERIVVSQLVRSPGVYYSSEMDSGKQIYKAQIIPSRGAWLEFEVDKRDQLMVSIDRKRKQSATMFLRALGIAVTNDDIIELLGNSDVIKRTLERDTALTREDALIEIYRRLRPGEPPTVDASRSLLEGLLFNPQRYDLARVGRYKVNKKLNLTTEEEVTVLTDEDIVATLRYLLSLAAGEQGFKVDDIDHFGNRRIRTVGELVANQFRIGMSRMERVVRERMSSQDIDEITPQSLINIRPIVASIKEFFGSSQLSQFMDQANPLTGLTHKRRLSALGPGGLAGHKSGSSRRTNVPTAVRDVHNSHYSRMCPIETPEGPNIGLIGSLALYARVNEYGFIEAPFRRVENGVATDQIDWMTADEEEKHVIAPANTPLDPKTNEFITTDAEGKIVRPHTVIARTRDFDGSFGAPADVPVEDVDYMDVSPRQMLSVAATLIPFLEHDDAKRTLMGANMQRQAVPLVHPAAPYVGTGMERRAALDSGEVTLAKNAGEVIFADAAKIIVKHAGGMDEYHLAKYQRSNQSTCINHRPLVRVGDTVEQGEPLADGPSTDHGELALGQNLTVAYMPWEGFNYEDGIVVSERLVAEDLLTTINITRHEIDARDTKLGPEEITREIPNLSEDMLANLDEDGIIRIGAEVGPGDILVGKVTPKGESALTAEERLLRAIFGAKAHDVRDTSLKMPHGAYGRVIDVVRFSRENGDDLAPGVNEQVRVYVAQRRKIQQGDKIAGRHGNKGVICNVLPVEDMPYMADGTPIDVILNPLGVPSRMNVGQLLECHLGWAAACGWDTEQADSDKYVPGPFFTATPVFDGAKEDEIAEVIRRANKNMLNKATAAFGDHMRPEFVTQLDERGKTRLFDGRTGEEFREPITVGTSYILKLGHMVDDKIHARSTGPYSLVTQQPLGGKAQFGGQRFGEMEVWALYAYGASNVLQEILTVKSDDTVGRVKTYESIVKGENVPVPGIPESFKVLVKEIRSLALDIEPMHDADEDASAPVTAEETSALDDLAALAGVDADVEAEDAETAEAPEAVAATTTDKE